In one Dermatophilaceae bacterium Sec6.4 genomic region, the following are encoded:
- a CDS encoding response regulator transcription factor, with product MNDNAAITVMVVDDHPMWRDGVSRDLAAAGFDVVATADSVAAARRRAAATRPAVVLMDMHLPDGTGVEATAAVREVSAHTHVLVLSASSERDDVLEAIKAGAGGYLVKSASAAELIDAVIRTSQGQAVFTAGLAGLVLGEYRRTANEPDGSADPAKPRLPALTERETEVLRLVAKGLSSRQAATRLGISHRTVENHVQATLRKLHLGNRIELTRYALEQGLD from the coding sequence ATGAACGACAACGCTGCGATCACGGTGATGGTGGTCGACGACCACCCCATGTGGCGTGACGGGGTCAGCCGCGATCTGGCTGCCGCAGGGTTCGATGTGGTGGCGACCGCCGATTCGGTGGCCGCCGCAAGAAGGCGCGCTGCCGCGACCAGACCCGCGGTCGTGCTGATGGACATGCATCTGCCCGATGGCACCGGCGTCGAGGCGACGGCAGCAGTGCGGGAGGTATCTGCGCACACGCACGTACTGGTGCTGTCCGCATCCTCCGAGCGCGACGACGTCCTCGAGGCGATCAAGGCCGGCGCGGGCGGTTACCTCGTCAAGAGCGCGTCGGCCGCCGAACTCATCGATGCCGTGATCCGCACCTCGCAGGGCCAGGCCGTCTTCACCGCCGGTCTGGCCGGTCTCGTACTCGGTGAATACCGCCGGACCGCCAACGAACCCGACGGCTCGGCCGACCCCGCAAAGCCCCGCCTGCCGGCCCTCACGGAGCGCGAGACCGAAGTACTCCGGCTGGTTGCCAAGGGACTGTCCTCGCGCCAGGCCGCCACCAGGCTCGGCATCAGTCACCGCACGGTGGAAAACCATGTGCAGGCAACGCTGCGCAAACTGCACCTCGGAAATCGGATCGAGTTGACCCGATACGCGTTGGAGCAGGGGCTGGACTGA
- a CDS encoding DUF2339 domain-containing protein, whose translation MNTPTPSPYSDPRHAPPVGPRPPAVPYVRAGQPQNPYAQQERNPYAQQANFQQGGEPQWRGPQQPRGHVPPTLPRNVAPTEPRTPWWQRDGVISKLLAGLGVFITLIGVVMMLVLAAQAGFFGPAARVGAGATLSILLIAGSTWLYTREGGRTGAIALATTGFAGLFVVVVSMTSYYHWLRPATGLVVAGFIAVAAVALSTYWRSQPMTIMAFAAIAGLAPFITQGVTPMLLGFLLLLQAAGIAPEKLRGWTAVAPVRTVPVVLALLAAQLGELDGSFQLRLGAAAACALLGLVSALVHIDKDEWATAIVYVVASLPIVVALPTLERPYSIVAAALVAVLTIVAMVVARPLGTVTMSAGAVIASLAALAACVSTTRGHLLPAMIAIVALGLLSAAHQQRSLPVWGIGVLFTAIAALVQVAHLRVSVIADSTYAVNTVGALDAISGLAVAAAILAILWSARRVLPASAQVPALVLAPLPGLWSVLVSLLSAGVAIGGLDGYHAAQLLISALLMAAAMVALNAGLRPESNTGACTVVGLALVAGALAKLFLYDLAALDGLIRAGSFMAVGLLLLAAGTRYAQAVARRTRTAPAAEGTATNQPIG comes from the coding sequence ATGAACACACCAACCCCCTCCCCTTACTCAGATCCGCGTCACGCACCGCCGGTCGGCCCCCGCCCACCGGCGGTTCCCTATGTGCGGGCCGGTCAGCCGCAGAACCCGTACGCCCAGCAGGAACGCAACCCTTACGCCCAGCAGGCCAACTTCCAGCAGGGTGGCGAGCCCCAGTGGCGAGGCCCCCAGCAGCCGCGGGGCCACGTCCCACCTACCCTGCCGCGCAATGTGGCGCCCACCGAGCCGCGGACCCCTTGGTGGCAGCGCGACGGCGTCATCAGCAAGCTTCTTGCTGGTCTCGGTGTATTCATCACCCTTATCGGTGTCGTGATGATGCTGGTGCTCGCCGCACAGGCAGGTTTCTTCGGCCCCGCTGCCCGGGTCGGTGCGGGCGCCACGCTGTCGATTCTGCTGATCGCGGGCAGCACCTGGCTCTACACCCGTGAGGGCGGCCGCACCGGCGCCATTGCGTTGGCAACCACCGGCTTTGCCGGCCTCTTCGTGGTCGTGGTCTCGATGACGAGCTACTACCACTGGCTGCGCCCCGCCACTGGCCTGGTCGTCGCCGGTTTCATCGCCGTCGCCGCGGTCGCTCTCTCGACCTACTGGCGCTCCCAGCCGATGACGATCATGGCCTTCGCCGCAATCGCCGGTCTGGCTCCGTTCATCACGCAGGGCGTGACCCCCATGCTGCTGGGCTTCCTGCTCCTGCTGCAGGCCGCCGGCATCGCGCCGGAGAAATTACGCGGCTGGACGGCTGTCGCCCCGGTCCGCACCGTGCCCGTGGTCCTGGCGTTGCTCGCCGCCCAGCTCGGGGAATTGGACGGTTCCTTCCAGCTCCGCCTTGGCGCCGCCGCGGCATGCGCGCTGCTTGGCCTGGTGTCTGCCCTCGTTCACATCGACAAGGATGAATGGGCAACCGCCATCGTGTATGTCGTTGCTTCGCTGCCGATCGTGGTTGCGCTGCCGACCCTCGAGCGTCCCTACAGCATCGTGGCCGCAGCTCTGGTCGCAGTCCTGACCATTGTCGCGATGGTCGTTGCTCGACCGCTCGGCACTGTGACGATGTCCGCCGGTGCCGTCATTGCCAGCTTGGCTGCGCTCGCGGCCTGTGTCTCCACCACCCGCGGACACCTGCTTCCGGCCATGATCGCGATCGTCGCACTCGGCCTGTTGTCGGCCGCACACCAGCAGCGGTCGCTGCCGGTATGGGGGATCGGGGTGTTGTTCACCGCCATCGCCGCCCTGGTCCAGGTAGCTCACCTGCGGGTATCGGTCATCGCCGATTCGACCTACGCCGTGAACACTGTCGGCGCGCTCGATGCAATCTCGGGCCTGGCCGTGGCGGCAGCAATACTCGCCATCCTGTGGTCCGCCCGGCGGGTTCTGCCGGCCAGCGCCCAGGTGCCTGCCCTTGTCCTGGCCCCGCTGCCCGGCCTCTGGAGCGTTCTGGTTTCACTCCTGTCCGCCGGGGTGGCAATCGGCGGACTTGATGGATACCACGCAGCGCAGTTGCTCATCTCCGCCTTGCTGATGGCCGCAGCGATGGTCGCCCTGAACGCCGGGCTTCGTCCCGAGAGCAACACCGGGGCCTGCACGGTCGTCGGCCTGGCCCTGGTGGCCGGCGCGCTGGCCAAGCTGTTCCTCTACGACCTGGCCGCCCTGGACGGTCTGATCCGCGCCGGTTCATTCATGGCCGTCGGTCTGCTGCTTCTGGCAGCCGGCACCCGATACGCCCAGGCGGTCGCCCGCCGTACCCGGACTGCGCCTGCCGCTGAAGGGACGGCAACGAATCAGCCGATCGGCTGA
- a CDS encoding VTT domain-containing protein codes for MHSLGPAFMDPNYLLANFGGAFFWICMLIVFIECGVLFPILPGDSLLFSIGLFTATSATSGFDLPIWQTMPLLMISAFAGNVAGYEIGRLAGGRLYERDGRIVKRKYFDQTSAFFDHHGNKALVIGRFVPIVRTFITLVAGASRMDRKRFFTWSAVGAVLWVAVVMLAGLALGKTFPGLGKNIDVAIMAVVLLSLLPVAFEWMRHRKASKAIAQEAGEAAHDVVGKD; via the coding sequence ATGCACTCCCTCGGCCCAGCGTTCATGGACCCCAATTACCTGCTCGCCAACTTCGGCGGCGCGTTCTTCTGGATCTGCATGTTGATCGTCTTCATCGAGTGCGGAGTGCTCTTCCCGATCCTGCCTGGTGACTCGTTGCTCTTCTCCATCGGCCTGTTCACGGCCACCTCGGCGACCAGTGGTTTCGACCTGCCGATCTGGCAGACCATGCCGCTGTTGATGATCTCGGCGTTCGCGGGCAACGTCGCAGGGTATGAGATCGGCCGCTTGGCCGGTGGGCGGCTCTACGAGCGCGACGGGCGGATCGTCAAGCGCAAATACTTCGACCAGACCAGTGCGTTCTTCGACCATCACGGCAACAAAGCGCTGGTCATCGGCCGGTTCGTACCCATCGTGCGTACCTTCATCACGCTGGTCGCCGGTGCTTCGCGAATGGATCGCAAACGCTTCTTCACCTGGAGCGCCGTGGGCGCTGTGCTCTGGGTAGCCGTTGTCATGCTTGCCGGACTCGCCCTGGGAAAGACCTTCCCAGGGTTGGGCAAGAACATCGACGTCGCGATCATGGCGGTCGTGCTGCTGTCGCTGCTGCCGGTCGCGTTCGAGTGGATGCGGCACCGCAAAGCCAGCAAGGCCATTGCGCAGGAGGCCGGCGAGGCCGCTCATGACGTCGTCGGTAAGGACTAA
- a CDS encoding GNAT family N-acetyltransferase has product MSAATTPRAAALPEPPHLADPKLTYVAQDTWGAWQEHVQHGFHEAVNPDWADLGRRLFPRAGCFGMRVGDEWVSTASSTDRMLGIPGDGQLRCAAVSDVTVSPSYRRRGLLRTMMRHQLETVAGQGAPMAALWASESSIYGRFGYGVAAWSAELGGQTARSSFVPEVPTSGSTVEVDADQWLAAAKPVWEVVRAQQPGMFDRAGDWWDLETWDPEKDRAGFAARRYVVHYDGGGQVDGVGSFAVKPHWSTSGPDGEVKIGPVLAITPSAYAGLWRHQLDVDLAQSFSSPSAAVDEPLLHLLADPRALQTRPVDGLYLRILDVHTALAARAYSTDADVVLQLSDPILADLAGRYRVRIADGRAEVNRTDDAPDLSMGACELASCYLGGTSFVDLQRAGRVTEHSPGAVRTASAAFKWDRAPHCPDHF; this is encoded by the coding sequence ATGTCCGCCGCCACCACGCCCCGCGCCGCTGCACTGCCCGAACCCCCGCACCTGGCTGATCCCAAACTGACCTACGTCGCGCAGGACACCTGGGGTGCCTGGCAGGAGCACGTTCAACACGGGTTCCATGAAGCGGTCAATCCCGACTGGGCCGACCTCGGCCGCCGCCTCTTCCCCCGCGCCGGCTGCTTCGGTATGCGGGTCGGCGACGAGTGGGTCTCCACCGCGTCGAGTACCGACCGGATGCTGGGTATCCCGGGCGACGGGCAACTGCGCTGTGCAGCCGTCTCGGACGTGACTGTCTCACCCTCATACCGGCGCCGGGGTCTGTTACGGACGATGATGCGCCACCAATTGGAGACCGTCGCGGGACAGGGTGCGCCGATGGCGGCCCTGTGGGCGAGCGAATCATCCATCTACGGCCGTTTCGGATACGGGGTGGCCGCCTGGAGTGCTGAACTGGGCGGGCAGACCGCGCGTAGCTCATTCGTCCCGGAGGTTCCCACCTCCGGGTCCACCGTCGAGGTCGATGCCGACCAGTGGCTCGCCGCCGCGAAACCGGTCTGGGAAGTTGTCCGTGCCCAGCAACCCGGCATGTTCGATCGAGCGGGCGACTGGTGGGACCTGGAAACCTGGGATCCGGAGAAGGATCGAGCAGGGTTCGCCGCACGGCGCTACGTGGTGCATTACGACGGTGGCGGTCAGGTCGACGGCGTCGGCTCGTTTGCGGTCAAACCGCACTGGTCGACCTCCGGACCGGACGGCGAGGTGAAGATCGGACCGGTCCTCGCGATTACCCCCTCGGCGTACGCCGGTCTGTGGCGCCACCAGCTCGATGTCGATCTGGCCCAGTCGTTCAGCAGTCCGTCGGCAGCCGTCGACGAACCGTTGCTGCATCTGCTCGCAGACCCCCGAGCCCTGCAGACTCGACCGGTCGACGGCCTGTACCTGCGCATCCTCGACGTGCACACGGCTCTGGCAGCACGGGCGTACTCCACAGACGCCGATGTCGTCCTGCAGCTGTCCGATCCCATCCTGGCCGACCTGGCAGGGCGCTACCGGGTGCGGATCGCGGACGGACGGGCCGAGGTCAACCGCACCGATGACGCACCCGACCTGTCGATGGGGGCGTGCGAGCTCGCGTCCTGCTACCTCGGCGGCACGTCCTTCGTGGACCTGCAGCGCGCCGGTCGGGTTACCGAGCATTCGCCCGGAGCGGTGCGAACTGCGTCCGCAGCCTTCAAATGGGACCGGGCGCCGCACTGCCCCGACCACTTCTGA